tcttaaactaaagatacctACAAGGTACCAAAATGTGTTtcaatcttgtgatcttaaacatgacaagtggaaagttagaattaaagatttgctaaaaaaggaaagtaagacaaataaattgaaacataagGAGTAATAATTATGACCTGTGATCCATAAGAATCCCAGGATGCTGGCACCAGGGGCGGAACCACATGGGTGCAAAGGGGCTTATTCGGTAGAAAAATACATTATCTATGCATGGTTAGAATGAATTTTTATGTATCCATATAGAGTAGATGTTGAATTCCCTTGCTTcttcgtgtgtttacttcttcatattttgaacctcCTAGATAATTTTGGCTCGGACACTGGTTGGAGCTCATGCTTTAGATTCTGTTCCCATAAACTGTATCACTTGTCCAGCATAATCAGAATTCCTGACATTGCTTCTAATATAAATGAAAACAAGTTTAGCGCtctgttgatttttttttttcatatcatatTCAGTAATCCAAACAGTGATGTAGACAAGATCTGTAATGTGTGATTCTGCAGTGTAACTTCAATCTAAATACCTGATCAAGCGCGTGTCTGTGGTCTTGTTGGACCTAAGGCAAAACATGCTTATAGCTGCATTAGCACTTAAATTACTTATTTCTGCTATACTTTCAGGAAAAATATGTACGTGCCAGAGATGACCCTTATTTCGATGGAATGCGAAGAGGTGAAACAGAAGCCATCAACAAAGGAAGTGGTTTAGACATCCTTAGAAAAGTCACTCGGAATGATATAACGAGGTCAGCCTCTGATGTTGGTAACCGAGGACAGAAAAAGATTAGTGTGAAATTATctgaaaatgatgtttataacaATAGACATTCTCCGAATTCAGCTTCAAAAGGAATACATGAACCTCTTGGTCGGTCATTGTCTGTAAGGTGGTTAGCAGCATCCAAATTGAATTCCCCTCCTGTGGGAAGTCCTCGGTCTGGTTTGAAAGTTGATCTGCCTGATGTAGATGAGTCTTCAGTGCAGTCTAGTCCAAAATCATCTGAAGCAAATGGAGAGTATCACTCTCCTGGTGGCTTGACTTTGCCTGCCTATGAAAGATCTTACACCGTGACCAAGAAAAGTAGAACTGTCTCCGATATTCCACTTCCTCCATCTGCAGCATCGTTCTACTGTGGAAATTCAGTGCAGATGGAAGTTCTTGGATCATGTCAAGGAATTCACAGGCTGAATATTTTTCTAAAGGCAAGAAGAGATTATGTTAGTGCAGGAGTACCATCAAAATTCTTGCATGCGGTGATTGGGCCAGACTGCTGTGGTAACATCTAAGAACCATTCACTGTCAAAAAAAAAGTGACCTCCATATTAAACCAGCTTCTATTATTTCACTTAATTTTAGCATGTTACAATGTCTCAAAATAGtgtatagaaaaataaatcattCTCAACTTTGTAGCTTAGTGGCATCCAACGTATTCTTAAAGCATACCATATTTAAATTGGTCTTAATTTCATGTCCAAAATGGTCCACCTTAGGTCTTAGAAGATCATCTCGAAAGGAGTGTTCATAAATATTTCTGTGATGCATGAATTCTATTACGACCAGTTTCTTGATGTTTGATTCTATTTAAACAAGGTAGAAAACAAATTTATCCAAATACTAAGCAAAGAATGCTATTCTAGATCCAGGACGTCTCCAACTGAAAAcataaactatgtaaaatgAGTGCATAATCCAACAGAGTAAGAGGCTTCTGGGCACAAAAGTAACAAATGGTCTAAGCCTACAGTTAAAGAACTAGATCCTAGTAATATCACATTTGATTTTACAAATTTGCTTCTTTATTAGTACAGATATTGCTTAGTAATTGCATAAGTATTTCTGATTGGTTATCTTTAATGTTTTGAGAAAGTTGCACCAGCTGTTTTCCACATGTAGAGATTTTGCAAATTGCTTAAATTTATCTCTTTCATTAAGTACCACTTTGTAGGGACTAGAAGTAAATAGATTCGAAGCAAATTCAACGACAAAAAAGAGAATTGTTAAGCTTATATAGTCCTGTGGTATTATTTGAGAAGTGCTTGTTTCGTTGAATTCATCAACTGCAGTAGAGAAGAAACAAATCCTAATTTAGAGAAGTGTGTCTGTGACCATCTAACAATTTGAGTCTTACACTGGTTGAGCTTAATTGTAAGTTTGTTTGCATCTGGATGCAGATGTTGGATCTGTTGCTTCAACCATAATGTATGCTTTTTACTTGAATGAAACATTAAATGATGACGAGTTATGCACTGTGCCTGTCATCAACATGAAAAGGTCGGATGTTCATTCTCATGCTGAGCTCAGATGGCTTCTTGATTCTTGCTTTGTTGATGAATCTTCCTTAATATTCGTTGATGAGGTATGCTCCATTCTATATACAAAGTTACGAAAGGAAATGAAATTTAAGTCTAGATTCTCTAGAATTACGTCCACATAGTAAATGAAAACCAGGAATGGAATCAAAACAACAATCCTGCTTTCCTTGGAAAGCACGATTGTCTTCAgtgtaaaaagaaaatatctCTATACTCTAAATATGCGTAACTAATTTGTATATATTCAATTGATAACTTGATATTATTTGAACAGATTGACCTGTCCTACTATGAATTATATGGGAGTCTTAAACTTATTTTAGTCAATTGTAGCAAGCTTCCAGCTAATCAGGAGGTAAGTGTTTTGTTTTAAGGGTGCTGATTTGCTATTAATCAGTTAAATGATGATTACTTACTGCTTACTGGAGCAGGCATTAAAGGATGCAGTGGTTGAAATCTTCAATTGCAGAGaggttcttcttttcttttgcttttcttgTTTCTGCATCTCCATTATGCTTTGGTCTTGTCAAGTAGTAAAATCTGTTCAATAGAGAGGCTATGCTCTAATCTTTCTGTTTACGAATTACGCAGGAAGATACACCTTATTCTTCAGTTGCTGCTGTCACTATTGGGAAGGTATCTTACTCATTCTGTTAGAAATATGGAAGAAAGTCAAGATACCAATAAATGTCATCTTCCTCTTAAACTACTTAACAGAGATTATTATTGCTAAGCAGCATAAATTTAAGAACAAGTAGAGAAAAATTATAGCAGGAGTAAGCAGACGTTGGAGAAAGTTAGGCCTTAGGGAAACTATAGCTAGCTTTTGTGGTTGAGTTAGTCTAAGGTTCATGTGTTTACGCATATCAAATTTTCTGCAGGGAACCAAATGATCGATCTTATAAGCTCGCTTGACGCCTTTTATATGTACTTATTTATTGTAGGAGGCATCATGCTGTACACTTATTGCTGACAAGTTTACACTAACTTCACCAGAGATATTAGTGGGTCAATGGTTCAGTCGTCTTCTGGTACTAACTCCAATATCTTGATTTTCCATTGTGTATGCAAGTTCAAATGTCTTTATGTGGTATAATCTCTTTATGACTGATTATATGTGCAGCTGGCCGGTATACTCATGGATACTGGAAATTTGACAAACTCACAGACTACAACAAAGGATAAGTACATGACCACCTTATTGATAAATGGGGCAGGTCGATTTGGATGCAATGGTCTTTATGAAATTTGTAGGTTATGCGGCTTTGATAGTCGTTATATTTAGTCAGTATTCTAGATTTCTAATTCCATGTGATCAAACTCATATCACAATTAAAACTTTGTCATTTTCAGTGAGATACAAAATGCATGATGCAGCTGATGCCAGACCAGGAGAAGTTTCTCGAAAAGATATTAAAAGATTGTCAAAATCAGATGCAGCTGACCCCAGAGTTGGAGAAGTCTTAGAAAAAGATATTAAGAAATTGTCAAAATCCAATGTAGCTGACCCCGGAGTAGGAGAAGTTTTACAAAGAGATGctaagaaatcatcaaaacccaaTGCAGCTGACCCCGGAGTACGAGAAGTTTTACTAAAAGATAGTAAGAAGTTATCAAAATCCGATGCAGCTGACCCCAGTGTAGGAGAAGTTTTACAAAAAGATACTAAGAAATCGTCAAAATCGGTTGAAGCTGATCACAGAGCAGAAGAAGTTTTACAAAAAGATATCAAAAAGTTGTCAAAGTCGGATACAGCTGAGCCCAGAATGGAAGAAGTTTTACGAAAAGATGATATAAATTTGTCAAAATCGGATGCACCCGACCCCAGAACAGGAGAAGTTTTACGGAAAGATATTAAAAGATGGTCAAAATCAGGTACTGTTATCTGTTTCTCTTCTGATTTTTATAAAAGGTCAAATTCAGGTATTGTCATTTGCTTCTCTTTGTCCTAGTTACAGACCTTTCCGTTTCAAAGTCATGATTTATTAAAGCTTTCATAGATgccttgtgggattacactgggtatgttttTGTATAGATGCCTTGTCCATGTGTGCCACTTTAAACTAGATAATTCATTTCTGTATGAGTGGCTTCTAGATAAAGTAATTAGCTTCTCCTTGATACTTCTTTCTGCCTAATGGCTTCTGGCTACAAATTCtgcttttcctttttcttgacAAATATTTGGCTAGCAGCAACTCCTGTGGGAAGGAACTAGAAAATGGTCTACGGACTTGTGTGGAGTAAATTGATGCAATCATGTTATGGTTAGAATTTACAGATAACTTGGAAATTTGAGAAACTTCCTCAAGAGTTTACATTTTGATATCATGTACATGATATGACTTCAGCGACGTTTTTAGTGTAGTATTTATGTGGACTGACCTTCAGAGTTGGGAGCAGGGAAACCTGGTGGTACAGGATCAAGAATGGGGAATTCAAATATTGGAATGAGTTCAGTCGGAATATCTATAGGAGAGCTCTTAACACATCACTCTACTTCAGCTGAAAACATAAGAAGTTTCCAGCGTAAGTAATTGATTCTGCTCTGCCCCTTTTCCAGTTTGGAAGCATTAATATTTCAGTCAGTAACTAATCACGCGATAATTTTCATCATATCATGCTGCAAGAGATCATTTACTCTTGTGTGCCAGGATGAGGGGGCCGAGTGCTGGGATGGTAGAGAAACTTCACATCCTTGGGTTGACAAtgattttcttttggatatgCAGAACTAGAGAAACTTCACATCCTCTTGATCGTTTCAGGGTATTATGATGCAGAGAAGAGTTTCAAGGTTTAGTGACCTCCTCTTTGAATGATTTCTCTATTTTGATCCATTTTGTGTCAGGCAGATCATTCTAGTTTTGCATTATACTGTTAGTTCATGGTGGATTAGTATTAAATTTGTGTTCTAAAacaattatttctaaattctcATTGCGAGTTTACTtatatttctcaacttcttgggTGAAGTTCTCTTTTTACCTAATTCGTTAAAGAATTTTCCAATTTGTTTATGCGGACAGAAATAGAGAACTTAATATGATCCAAATGGAGCTTGCTAACATCTATGCTGATGATGGTATAACAGTTTCAACTTTTGGTAAACAAGATCATGGCtataattgttttcttttttcatgcTTCTGCAAACCAAAATGGGAAGCCAAGTGTGGAATTTTCGGTGAGTCTACATATTAAGGATAGGCGTTAGGATGAAGGATCATAGGGCACTAATGGCTCTGTATTGTGTGTACTTCTATGAACTAGATATTTGATACCATTTTGCTGATGTTCAAGCAATCTAACCATTTTCCTGTGTTTCAATTTTAGAGAGAGATTCTAGTCTCAGCTGAATCTGCTGAGCTTATGAAAAGCCTGCTCCATTTTATCTACTCCTATGCAAATGTACTTCCACTCAAAGCTTTGCGCCAATCAGGTCAGTGAGCTATATTTCTTCATATAGAACTTGATCCATCTCAAGATTATATTTCTGTCTTGAAaccatatttttccttttttttctgcAGGTCTAGCTGCTGAGATGAGGGTGTTCGAGATTGAAAAAATTGTATCAAGGAAAACGATTGAGAAACTTCTGGAAGAATTCAAtgagagaacaaaataataatacaaagtTTACAGGTCATTCCACATTTGTTGTTGCATTAACAATATGCATACTATCTCATGTTCCAATAATAAGAGTCAACTGTATGCATGTGTTACTTTTGTAGTCTCTGTGCCACATATATGGCGATaattacttaatattttttaatgctCACACCAAACATGTCGAAGGGCTTTGAATTTCTTCTTATGAAAGTTTTTAATCCAGTGATGTTATTGTTCATGATGCCTCCATATACTATCAGTTAGCAGAATAAAGGCATCCATTCCTCTTGTTACTGCAAGCTAAACTTTAAGTATTTTTGATATATAAGTTGTGGTTTATTTCCTTCACCTTCTTTTACATGAAACTGTATACATGGAAAAAGGTTCACTTTTTCTAGGCAATCAACTTTCCCTCCTTGTTTCCTAAGTTCTTTCTATCCAAAAAAGCTTTGGACAGTTTCCTTCAAGGTTGGTGGAGTGTGGTTTTTAACCCAACTTAGTAAGTGATCGACGACTCGGAGCATGTTGAGAAATGACCTTAGCAGTGTCTCTCCACCAACAtacctctttttctttttcagcaAGTTTTTGCATGGTGGATTCTAAAGCTGACTCCAGTTCTTTGATCCTTTCTTCTTGCCTTGTCTGTAGAAGCTCATGCAGCCTCCTCTTCAATTCTTCTGCAGGAACTCCACAGTTAGGGTTGTAGACTTCTGCAAAGCTTGTACTGTGGCTTCCTTCACCTGAGCTATATTCATCCATAATCTGCGATAAATcaagtatacaaaattatacCTTTTTTTCGCGCTGCTCATGCTAAACTAAAAGCAATTGATTATAGTCATGTTATACTCAGAGTAGGATTTAGGAATTGAAGTTGCTAACATAACATACCTCtgcatcttgttgtgttggATATTTGAACATAATATCTGAATCTAAATGGAACTGCAAACGTTCTAATTCGACTTCAAGCTCTGCTTCAAGTTGGTTCATTTCCGAATTCCTTTCATTTCCTTTCATCAATTTGCAGTTTAAAGGGTGATCATCATGGCTGCAAGTGATTTCTgattcttcttctatatcagTTGAGTATGTAAAGTGTTCAACACAATCCGAATCGTAGTATGAGATTTTGGTTCTTAAATTTGATGCACCAGATGGATTACTTCTGATTCTTCTTTGGTTTTGTAATTCCATCTTGGAATTATGAAGCAGGATTTCCATTTCTCGACGAATCTCAACGATCTTGTTGAGCTCATTTTTGGTAGAGTTGAACAGATAAATTAGACCAAATCCAATGCCTAAGTTCATAGAATCTGCTTTCTTTTCTCCTCCTGCATGAATATGTACATTAATGTATTGGGAAGATGAAATCATAAAATGTAGGGAAAAAAGTTGGAAATATATCcaaactttgaccgaaattgctgTAACAATATCGAACTTTgtaaaggaccttttacccctgcactatttaatagtgtatttaaaggtatatatgtgtccacgtggacattataaatattgcataattataaatagtaacgtgtccacgtgggcacatatatacctttaaaataaaGTACATGAACAATTTGCGTTTGACTAATCTTTTAAAAAGTGattctaaatttattttctcaaaaacatttttcaaaagagtattttatgattttttgttgAAGCTTCAgctttcaagattattttttattttttctctatcttttattattaatttatttgttgaaATTTCATTTCAGAATAAGATTTTATAGAGTAGTGCAATGGTGAGAGtaattaatcaattatgaagtaattactccctccattcttttttatatgtcatccttaTTATAAAAAGTTGATCCATAATACTTGACATttcataaattacaatattcttcctattatacccttgatagttaattagttttgaaaataaatatttgaccAACCTAGGAAaactaataagtaattaattttaattgtaattacttattgtaaaaagaaaaggaggaagTACAATGAACATTAATTTCTTATTAGTTTTCCtatgttggtcaaatatttATGTTTAAGACTAATTAACtatcaaaaatataatagaaagaatattgtaatttatacaatgattttataaaatgacaaatatcatgcaccaactatttataataaggataaaatataaaaaagaacgGAGGAGTACTAGTTATAAATACATTAACTTATGCCTATTTCCAAAAACACGTTGAAcaactaaaatgaaaagtttctacatactatattttatgtgtatgacaataaatatatcatataataggttatatattaaaaacatAGTAGGTAAAAACCTTTCATCttcattttgaattatttaataTGTTTCGAAAATAAGAATAAGTTGATGTATTCATTACTAATATGTTTTGGAAGGAAATTATTGAGAAAAAACTATTGATAATAATAACAATCATACGAGCAAAGATTATGACagtctttttcttaattatgaCCAAATTTAGGCCAATTTTTTGTAACAAATTAGGAGGTCTCTTAATTAAATTACTCAGAAATATTTATACGTTATTCATAGTTGTTTGTATGGCTACATTTATGAAGCGAAAGTCAACAATTAAATACACAAGAAAAAATTTCACTTCCCATGTATGGGGAAAGGATCTCAATTCTcatgtattgaaaaatattcCTTCATATTAAATTGTTcctttttatatgatttaaaatagtaaattgtTCAAAGTTAAAGAGATAGGGAAAAAAATTGCCTCTCATTTACATTTTTTAAGTGAAAAAGAGAGttaattgtttatatttatgattttactttaaattatttctaatttcaagaataatttgagaaaaaaataaaaaagcaaaagtggaaaataatattaaatttatgtttttactttttttcttaataataccTCAACGATTCACTTTTGTGAAATAAAGGAAATAgctataaataaattaataagaaaattttaaatatcttttaaaaaggggtaaaaaaactattctttttatttcatattaagtgaatttgtGAGGCAAtgcacacttattaagaaaaaaaataggacATAAATGGAATATCACTTttcaattttacatttttagtaATTCTCAAACTATTATTAAAAGtagaaataattcaaaataaatttataaatatgagCCATTAACTCACCTGAACTTATCGCCTAGAAAATGTAAATAAAgggcaaaaataaaaataaaaattcgaaaaaatattttaaactttgaattattaaattattttgaactataaaaaaaaaatctaaaaaaatgaGGAGTAATACACTTTTCAGATTTTAATAGATTGGCCAAACATGCGATTAAAACAAATGGGCACTTGGTtcttatcaaaacaaaaaaatgtaaatgcTAGCCTTAAATGAcattaatatgaattttttttcatgcaCCTAATTTTTCGAAATGTATACTCCACTTATTTATTTCTCTTTACCGTTTGGTGGCTCTCATCCTgacttttaaactttttttaaacttatttcAAATAAGcataatttataaaaacaaacaacATCTGGAATATGTTCATGTATTTACGCTGTGACAATATGCAGAGTTGATAATGATCAAACATTTTAGCAATTTAGAGATGATATATTCTCactattaaaagaaaaatcgtTATCAGAATTCTCGAGTTCGAATGAAAATTCCTGATGTTTTGCCTTTTTAATAAAAACGTAATGCAGTTCGAATTCATATTAATCAGAGTTCAAAACAGAGCATGAAGGCGAGAACTTTTACCTGGATTTTCCAATACGGTAGATGATTTCGTATCGAATTCCGTAAGAGAATCCttatcctttttcttcttccccttATTTCTGGTGCTTCCACATTGAAGCTGATTCACTTTCTCTGCGTCCTTATTTCTCTCCCCTGTTTCGAACCACCGGGAAAAAATCCATCTCGGCGATATACAAGTAGTAAAACTCCGGGTACAGGTTTCCGatcttcttttcctaatttcaGTACAAGCCCTAGCTGTGATAATGGAGATACTGCAATAATCATCGCGACTTCCCATTACGATTTACTGTTTTATAACCAAACACACTGAAATCactctcttatatatatagtaaaaaacTATATGTATTTTGGGGATCGGAGACAACTCCTCAGCTTCTTATTCTTTCGGTTTTCGAAAAactgatttgatttgatttgaagtGAAGGAgggaaatattttgaaaatgaaaggTTCACGAGATTCATCACATACTAATTTATGAGCATATATGACTGCAACCGAAAATCCATTAATGACATTAAATTACttgaatttctatttttctactAGCTGTAAAAACATAAATGtagtattataatatttatatttaacccaaaaaaggaagaaaaacaaagagaaaactCGATTCCTTACTTGCTTTTTAAGCACTAATTATTAGTAATGTCTAGCTTATGCTTATCAATGaccaattttgaattatttaatcTGAACTTGCTTTTGCAATAGTACTCCCTCCTtccatattaaaaataaaatcttcatttttatttatctagtttaaaaaaatatgggataatttatcatttttttaatcattataaATTGAACTATATTGTTTTAAGGataaacaaaattaacaatATATGTCATCGGaatttttctttcaagctttaaaaaaaaagttgtatttttgggtaagagaattattttttcttctcactTGTACTTTAGTCAAAAGTGCTTATACCTGAAAATTAAATGACGTCTCAtagtacaaaagaaattatgtTTCAAGGGACTAAGTAGTGTAGTTGAGGTGGGTAAGTATCAATACTCTCTAAATAATGCCATAAATTATTGTTCTATAAAGGGACCACAAAGCATATAGTAATAGTAATTGATCGTATTTGATTCAGTATTTCAAACTCACTTAACAAATCCCTAACGACTGTTATTTGTCAAATCAATGATATTAATCTTAACAATTAAAAAACGAATGTATATAGAAGATACTATATGTCTTACAGATGTATTGATTTGGTATAAATATCGATacagattatttattttttacgtGTAGGTCATCTATCATGGCCGCCTTCCTAGTAGTAGCTCTTCCTAACCAGCAAACTCCAATTAAGTTTGATGATTGTAATTGAGCTAGGCAGTCAACaagtcaaaaaaggaaaaagttcaAGTGTGGAGAAAATGGGCCAATGGGGCATAAAAGTGCTGCATGTC
The Solanum stenotomum isolate F172 chromosome 12, ASM1918654v1, whole genome shotgun sequence DNA segment above includes these coding regions:
- the LOC125849242 gene encoding uncharacterized protein LOC125849242; the encoded protein is MITYCLLEQALKDAVVEIFNCREEDTPYSSVAAVTIGKEASCCTLIADKFTLTSPEILVGQWFSRLLLAGILMDTGNLTNSQTTTKDKYMTTLLINGAGRFGCNGLYEILRYKMHDAADARPGEVSRKDIKRLSKSDAADPRVGEVLEKDIKKLSKSNVADPGVGEVLQRDAKKSSKPNAADPGVREVLLKDSKKLSKSDAADPSVGEVLQKDTKKSSKSVEADHRAEEVLQKDIKKLSKSDTAEPRMEEVLRKDDINLSKSDAPDPRTGEVLRKDIKRWSKSGKPGGTGSRMGNSNIGMSSVGISIGELLTHHSTSAENIRSFQQLEKLHILLIVSGYYDAEKSFKREILVSAESAELMKSLLHFIYSYANVLPLKALRQSGLAAEMRVFEIEKIVSRKTIEKLLEEFNERTK
- the LOC125849243 gene encoding protein POLAR LOCALIZATION DURING ASYMMETRIC DIVISION AND REDISTRIBUTION-like translates to MGSRDDYCSISIITARACTEIRKRRSETCTRSFTTCISPRWIFSRWFETGERNKDAEKVNQLQCGSTRNKGKKKKDKDSLTEFDTKSSTVLENPGGEKKADSMNLGIGFGLIYLFNSTKNELNKIVEIRREMEILLHNSKMELQNQRRIRSNPSGASNLRTKISYYDSDCVEHFTYSTDIEEESEITCSHDDHPLNCKLMKGNERNSEMNQLEAELEVELERLQFHLDSDIMFKYPTQQDAEIMDEYSSGEGSHSTSFAEVYNPNCGVPAEELKRRLHELLQTRQEERIKELESALESTMQKLAEKEKEVCWWRDTAKVISQHAPSRRSLTKLG
- the LOC125847291 gene encoding uncharacterized protein LOC125847291; protein product: MAEFQKEKYVRARDDPYFDGMRRGETEAINKGSGLDILRKVTRNDITRSASDVGNRGQKKISVKLSENDVYNNRHSPNSASKGIHEPLGRSLSVRWLAASKLNSPPVGSPRSGLKVDLPDVDESSVQSSPKSSEANGEYHSPGGLTLPAYERSYTVTKKSRTVSDIPLPPSAASFYCGNSVQMEVLGSCQGIHRLNIFLKARRDYVSAGVPSKFLHAVIGPDCCDVGSVASTIMYAFYLNETLNDDELCTVPVINMKRSDVHSHAELRWLLDSCFVDESSLIFVDEIDLSYYELYGSLKLILVNCSKLPANQEVSVLF